A section of the Anaerolineae bacterium genome encodes:
- a CDS encoding ABC transporter ATP-binding protein produces the protein MTPLLEARRVTKVFGGGLIRRHEVVALEDFSLSVGLEQPSITGVVGESGSGKTTMARLLLGLEPATEGEVLYRGKDLRQLSRSERHSFRLDVQMIFQDPFGVYNSFYRVDHALAVPVAKFRLARGKRQTRSLIEEALQAVGLRPEETLGRYPHQLSGGQRQRIMVARALLMRPKLIIADEPVSMIDASLRATVLDNLRQLNQDFGISLIYITHDLTTAYQISHDIIVLYQGSVAEAGDVELVVRDPQHPYTRLLISSIPLPDPDRKWGGEIPEVTQPRTLAPGGCKFAPRCPYAMPMCLEKPPPLFRPEARRLAACYLLREHPSLPPEELGQVMTNQKASLEQPGGGGPAATAGRPS, from the coding sequence ATGACTCCGCTGCTGGAGGCTCGGCGGGTCACTAAGGTGTTCGGAGGCGGCCTCATCCGCAGGCATGAGGTCGTGGCTCTAGAGGACTTCTCCCTCTCCGTCGGCCTGGAGCAGCCCAGTATCACCGGAGTGGTAGGCGAGAGCGGCAGTGGCAAAACCACCATGGCCCGGCTCCTCCTGGGGCTGGAGCCGGCGACCGAAGGTGAGGTCCTGTACCGGGGCAAAGACCTGCGCCAGCTGTCGCGCTCCGAACGCCACTCATTCCGCCTCGATGTGCAGATGATCTTCCAGGACCCGTTCGGGGTCTACAACTCCTTCTACAGGGTGGATCACGCCCTGGCCGTCCCGGTGGCCAAGTTCCGTCTGGCTCGCGGCAAGCGGCAAACCCGCAGCCTGATCGAGGAGGCCCTCCAGGCCGTGGGGCTGCGGCCGGAAGAGACCCTCGGCCGTTACCCCCATCAGCTCAGCGGCGGGCAGCGCCAGCGGATAATGGTGGCCAGGGCGCTCCTCATGCGGCCCAAGCTCATCATCGCTGACGAGCCCGTCTCCATGATAGATGCTTCCCTGCGGGCAACCGTCCTAGACAACCTGCGCCAACTCAACCAAGACTTCGGTATCTCGCTCATATACATCACTCACGACCTGACCACGGCCTATCAGATCAGCCACGACATCATCGTCCTGTACCAGGGCTCGGTGGCGGAGGCAGGCGACGTGGAGCTGGTGGTCAGGGATCCGCAGCACCCTTACACCAGGCTTCTGATCAGCTCCATACCCTTGCCCGACCCCGATCGAAAATGGGGAGGCGAGATTCCCGAGGTAACTCAGCCAAGGACACTTGCGCCGGGCGGATGCAAATTCGCTCCCCGGTGCCCCTACGCCATGCCCATGTGCCTGGAGAAGCCTCCTCCCCTGTTCCGACCTGAGGCGCGCCGGCTGGCGGCCTGTTACCTGCTTCGGGAACACCCCAGCCTACCCCCAGAGGAGCTGGGCCAGGTGATGACTAACCAGAAAGCCTCACTGGAGCAACCGGGCGGAGGTGGGCCGGCAGCAACGGCAGGTCGGCCCTCGTAG
- a CDS encoding ABC transporter ATP-binding protein translates to MQPLLEVKDLRVHYHIPQGPVRAVEDVSFSLDPGERLGLMGESGSGKSTAALSLMRLIKPPGRIESGEVLLDGLNIMSLPPERMQQVRLAQIALISQGAMNSLNPVMRVRDQVIDGMRSHGIRESRRGWQDRVRALLGRVGLAPGVADSYPHELSGGMKQRVCIAIAISLEPRVIIADEPTSALDVVVQRRVMETLRQVQEDIGAAVILIGHDMGLMAQFVDRVAVMYASRLVEEGSARDIFHQPQHPYTQLLVASLPSLEKKGEFQGAPGSPPSLLDLPSGCVFHPRCPYVMERCTHEVPPAFQADGRHWAACFLLESGSGPS, encoded by the coding sequence ATGCAACCGCTTCTCGAGGTGAAGGACCTCCGGGTCCACTACCATATCCCTCAAGGCCCGGTCAGAGCGGTGGAGGACGTGAGCTTCTCTCTCGACCCCGGTGAGAGGCTCGGGCTGATGGGGGAATCGGGCTCAGGCAAGTCCACCGCCGCCCTCTCCCTCATGCGTCTCATCAAACCCCCCGGGCGCATAGAATCGGGAGAGGTCCTTCTGGATGGGCTCAACATCATGTCCCTCCCCCCAGAGCGGATGCAGCAGGTCAGGCTGGCCCAGATCGCCCTGATCAGCCAGGGAGCGATGAACTCGCTCAACCCGGTCATGCGCGTGCGCGACCAAGTCATAGACGGCATGAGGAGCCACGGCATCCGGGAGTCTCGGCGCGGGTGGCAAGATCGGGTCCGGGCTCTACTGGGCCGAGTGGGCCTGGCCCCGGGCGTAGCCGACAGCTACCCTCACGAGCTCAGTGGCGGGATGAAGCAGCGAGTCTGCATCGCCATCGCCATCAGCCTTGAGCCTCGGGTGATCATCGCCGATGAGCCCACCAGCGCCCTGGACGTAGTGGTGCAGCGGCGGGTGATGGAGACCTTGCGCCAGGTTCAGGAGGACATCGGAGCCGCCGTAATCCTAATCGGGCACGACATGGGGCTGATGGCTCAGTTCGTTGACCGGGTGGCGGTCATGTACGCCAGCAGGCTGGTGGAGGAGGGCTCAGCCCGGGACATCTTCCACCAGCCCCAACACCCCTACACTCAGTTGCTCGTGGCCAGCCTCCCCTCCCTGGAGAAGAAGGGCGAGTTCCAGGGAGCCCCCGGCTCCCCGCCTTCTCTTCTCGACCTTCCCTCCGGCTGCGTCTTCCATCCGCGCTGCCCCTACGTCATGGAGCGGTGCACCCACGAGGTGCCACCTGCCTTTCAAGCGGATGGGCGTCATTGGGCCGCTTGCTTCCTCCTGGAATCCGGGTCGGGGCCGTCATGA